The genomic interval tggaCATCTAAATTTACAATACCATTCTGTTATAGAAAACCCTAGTCGGCATATCTCTTACTTTGAAGTTTGTTATGAAGTCCTTGCAGAATATGAAACACATTTGACTTATTTATAAGCAGTTTACTTACTTCAGATGTATCCGCATCAAAGCCTCCACTTACTGATCCATCACAATCTTCACAAGAAAAATGGCGGTCTCTGGAAACCGTGCTGAAAAATACAATGCACTTCCAATGAATAAAGGTATTCCCGGTGAACTGGAATACGTCTTGTTTCACAGCACAGGACCTTATGCCCCAGCGGTTACATTTAGACCATTCAAGAGAGCAGAGAGGGGCACTCCAAGTAAGTTTATATCTATTGACATAAACTGGTCACCAAGACATTGGTACATATCTCACACGTTAAAATTATGTTGGCCATTCTGCCCTCCAAGTAGTACGCTATATACCCAGTCTCTGTGACCCTCATCATACAGTATAGAAGACAAGCTTCCCTGCGCCCCAGCTCCTGTGATATAAGACTTCCCCGGTTTCTAATGAGGAAAGTTTATTTTTCGACCAGAACAGGACCTACACTAGGTCATCATATAGACTCCCTCTAATAACAGGTTTTAACTAGGAGACACTTTttcgcaagaaaaaaaaaaaccttgccaCTAAGTGTGTCTTATAGTTCGCAGCCAGGGAGGCCCAGTGGTGCCAGATCCTCTGACCGCTTCCTAATGATTAAGCAAATCGCTCATAAAGCACTCTACTCGATCTCCGAAAGAAACATGTGGCTGTTCCTAGCGGAGCTTTCCTTTTCCCTGCTTGGTACGAATCCATATGATCAGGGCAGGAACGGAATTCTGCTGAACACAATGTGCATGTCGCGGTCAGTTTCCGGTCAGAAAGAACACCGCTGGAACCAGGGGAAGGGAGAAAACCGCCAGACATCAAACTCTATTTtaccatagaccaccagggaacaaaATATGAATCCCCTCATGTACCCTAGACCGCCAGGCACCAACCCCTACTTTTACCCTAGACCGCCAGGCACCAACCCCTACTTTTACCCAAGACCGCCAGGCACCAACCCCTACTTTTACCCTAGACCGCCAGAGAACAAAATATTAATCCCTTCATGTACCCTAGACCACAAGGCAACAACCCCTACTttttccctagaccaccagggaagtttTCATTAGTAGGAAATATTTTTTCCTAATACCAGTTTTCTAAATctgggtgtattttttttatatgaaaaaacaacaacaaaaaaaacaaaaccctgtaACTCCTGCCATGGAAAATGAAGGAATTATTGGGACACTTACCAACCAGACAGCTTCATGGCATCTAAAAGAAGCTTGGCATATGGACCTGACGAACAGTAAAAGGAACATGTAAAGGTTATAGTGACTATGCCGCTGTGGTCTTCACATAATCTTTAtgatccttttttgttttttatttgttcataAAATGTTAATTATGTAAATTTTgaccagaaaaataaacaaataggaGGTCGGAAACCCTGCGAGTGCTATACACAGGGTAGAGAATTGGCCAGGCTGTAGGGTTGCTATTATAAGCTGAAGTGAATGCAGCCCCATCACACCTACTCGTTTCCATGGTCATCTGTAGCATCCTCTGACATTTATACTTCGCTCCGTTGGATTCAGACAAGAGCGGATCCTTTTTATTCTCCCAACTGTGTCTGTCCGGGAACAGAGGGTAACCATGGTCTCCATGCGCCGATCTATCTCCCTCCATGTGTTTCACCTTTACAACTACCTTACGAATCCATGTAAAAGTGCAGAGGAAGCTGCCATCTTGAAACCGCTGCACGTGACGCCGTGACGTTATTATCAAAGCCGAACACTCTCCGCCATTTTTATtgggggcaaaacaaaaattcatATATTCCACTTATACATCGgacttttttctttattattattatttatcggTGTAGCTATTTGATAAGGGACAGTACACTCTACATATCGCTGGGGTGCGCTGTTTTGTAATTCGGAGACGTAAGCAAGGCGACGTTGGT from Rhinoderma darwinii isolate aRhiDar2 chromosome 3, aRhiDar2.hap1, whole genome shotgun sequence carries:
- the LOC142749248 gene encoding mitochondrial inner membrane protease ATP23 homolog isoform X1: MNFCFAPNKNGGECSALIITSRRHVQRFQDGSFLCTFTWIRKVVVKVKHMEGDRSAHGDHGYPLFPDRHSWENKKDPLLSESNGAKYKCQRMLQMTMETSPYAKLLLDAMKLSGCTVSRDRHFSCEDCDGSVSGGFDADTSEIVLCQNNIHSQSHMNRVVTHELIHAFDHCRAHVDWFNNIRHLACSEIRAANLSGDCSLSNEISRFHFGLKQHHQACVRDRALRSILAVRQISREAAEKAVDDVFESCFSDHEPFGRIPHCKSDANMAYRDFKNRGRDYSNL